The proteins below come from a single Paludibacter jiangxiensis genomic window:
- a CDS encoding DUF3109 family protein — MLQIDDTIISLDLFDQCFCCDLKACKGICCVEGEEGAPVELDEIAQIEEILPLIWDQLTPDAQEVINEQGVAYIDREGDMAISIVHGAECVFATKGEDGIWSCLLEQLYNAGKTTFRKPISCHLYPIRTKKFPTFQAVNYHKWHICKDAVVDGRKKNLLLYQYLKEPLIRKFGKQWYDQLVVAAEHIVKQ; from the coding sequence ATGTTGCAGATTGATGATACAATTATAAGTTTGGATCTGTTTGATCAGTGCTTTTGTTGCGATTTGAAAGCATGTAAGGGCATTTGTTGCGTGGAAGGAGAAGAGGGTGCTCCCGTAGAATTGGATGAAATAGCTCAAATAGAAGAGATTTTGCCATTAATATGGGATCAACTGACACCTGATGCACAAGAGGTTATTAATGAGCAGGGTGTGGCTTATATTGACCGTGAAGGCGATATGGCGATTTCTATTGTTCATGGTGCGGAATGTGTTTTTGCAACAAAAGGGGAAGATGGTATTTGGAGTTGTTTGCTTGAACAGTTGTACAACGCGGGTAAAACAACATTCAGAAAACCAATTTCGTGTCATTTATACCCAATACGCACAAAAAAATTCCCTACTTTTCAAGCCGTAAACTATCATAAATGGCATATTTGCAAAGACGCTGTTGTTGATGGAAGAAAGAAGAACTTATTATTGTATCAATATCTCAAAGAACCTTTAATCAGGAAGTTTGGCAAACAATGGTATGATCAGCTTGTTGTTGCTGCTGAGCATATTGTAAAACAATAA
- a CDS encoding NADP-dependent malic enzyme codes for MAKLTREDALNYHKQGKPGKIEVVPTKPYSTQTDLSLAYSPGVAEPCLEIEKDPDTAYDYTAKGNLVAVISNGTAVLGLGDIGALAGKPVMEGKGLLFKIFAGIDVFDIEVNEKDPEKFIQAVKAISPTFGGINLEDIKAPECFEIETRLKEELDIPIMHDDQHGTAIISAAGLLNALEIVGKKIEEVKIVVNGAGAAANSCARLYICLGAKRENIVMVDSKGVICDTRSNLTDQKKEFATSRTDLKTLADAVYGSDVFLGLSVADVLSKEMVRTMAKDPIVFALANPNPEISYADAMDSRGDILFATGRSDYPNQINNVLGFPYIFRGALDVRSRTINEEMKVAAVRAIAELAKKPVPDVVNAAYNLSKLSFGRSYIIPKPLDPRLLTTVAPAVAKAAIDSGVARIQIEDWEAYKDKLRELMGSDNKMLRHFVEMARQSPKRVVFSEANLLNVLKAAELAKAEGVCHPILLGNEERIEKMAAENNIDLAGIEIVNLRHDREEERRTRYASLLTEKCGRDGMTLPDALEKMFERNYFGMMMVETGDADAMITGSYTNFTESINAAKQVIGIREGVHNIAAMHILNTKKGTFFMADTLFNRHPNTDVLVDIAKLANDAVKFFNHQPVMAMISYSNFGIDKTGSPASVHNVVKRLHAECPDMIVDGEMQVNIALNKKLRDEKYSFNKLAGRDVNTLVFPNLSSANTASKLLLEMGLADMIGPIQMGLNKPIHILDVESSVRDIVNMTIVAVLDAIVEDQKRNNKVGDLV; via the coding sequence ATGGCTAAACTAACAAGAGAGGATGCCTTAAACTACCATAAACAAGGCAAACCCGGTAAAATTGAGGTGGTTCCTACAAAACCTTACAGTACACAAACAGATTTATCTTTAGCTTATTCACCAGGTGTGGCAGAGCCTTGTCTAGAGATCGAAAAAGATCCGGATACAGCATATGACTACACAGCCAAAGGCAACCTTGTTGCTGTAATTTCTAATGGAACAGCAGTTTTAGGATTAGGCGATATTGGAGCATTGGCCGGGAAACCTGTTATGGAAGGTAAGGGCTTATTATTCAAAATATTTGCTGGGATTGACGTTTTTGACATCGAAGTCAACGAAAAAGATCCTGAAAAATTTATTCAGGCTGTAAAAGCTATTTCACCTACTTTCGGAGGTATAAATCTCGAAGACATCAAGGCTCCTGAATGTTTCGAAATAGAAACCCGCTTAAAAGAAGAGCTTGATATTCCTATCATGCATGACGATCAGCATGGAACGGCTATTATTTCGGCAGCAGGATTGTTAAATGCGCTTGAGATTGTAGGGAAGAAAATTGAAGAAGTAAAAATTGTTGTGAACGGTGCCGGTGCAGCAGCAAATTCCTGTGCCCGACTTTATATTTGCCTGGGGGCAAAAAGAGAGAATATTGTGATGGTTGATAGTAAGGGTGTCATTTGTGATACACGTAGCAACCTTACAGATCAGAAAAAAGAATTTGCCACTTCTCGCACAGATCTAAAAACCCTTGCAGATGCGGTATATGGATCAGATGTTTTCTTAGGATTATCTGTTGCTGACGTGTTGAGTAAAGAAATGGTTCGAACAATGGCTAAAGATCCTATTGTCTTTGCTTTGGCTAATCCGAATCCTGAAATTTCCTATGCGGATGCAATGGATTCGCGTGGCGATATTCTGTTTGCTACCGGACGTTCTGATTATCCTAATCAAATCAACAACGTACTAGGATTTCCTTATATATTTAGGGGTGCTTTGGATGTGAGATCCAGAACTATTAATGAAGAAATGAAAGTTGCTGCTGTGCGCGCTATTGCTGAATTGGCCAAAAAGCCGGTTCCTGATGTAGTTAACGCTGCGTACAATTTAAGCAAACTTAGCTTTGGTCGCTCTTACATAATTCCTAAGCCTTTAGATCCCCGGTTGCTTACAACTGTAGCACCAGCTGTAGCCAAAGCTGCAATTGATTCAGGTGTAGCCCGTATTCAAATTGAAGACTGGGAAGCATACAAGGATAAGTTGCGAGAACTGATGGGTTCGGATAACAAGATGCTGCGACATTTTGTTGAGATGGCTCGCCAAAGTCCGAAAAGAGTGGTATTTTCAGAAGCTAACCTTTTGAATGTGCTTAAAGCTGCTGAACTAGCTAAGGCAGAGGGTGTATGTCATCCAATATTGCTCGGGAATGAAGAACGTATAGAGAAGATGGCTGCAGAGAATAATATCGACCTTGCAGGAATTGAAATAGTAAATTTGCGCCATGACAGGGAAGAAGAACGTCGTACGCGTTATGCGTCATTGCTTACTGAAAAGTGTGGCCGGGATGGTATGACTCTTCCAGACGCTCTTGAAAAAATGTTTGAGCGTAATTATTTTGGTATGATGATGGTAGAAACCGGTGATGCAGATGCGATGATTACGGGCTCCTACACAAACTTTACTGAAAGTATTAATGCCGCAAAACAGGTGATAGGCATCAGAGAAGGTGTGCATAATATTGCAGCAATGCATATTCTGAACACTAAAAAAGGAACTTTCTTTATGGCCGATACCTTATTTAACAGACATCCCAATACAGACGTGCTGGTGGATATTGCCAAATTGGCTAATGATGCCGTTAAATTCTTTAACCATCAACCTGTTATGGCAATGATCTCTTATTCTAACTTTGGTATTGACAAAACAGGAAGCCCGGCCAGCGTACATAATGTAGTGAAACGACTTCATGCTGAATGTCCGGATATGATTGTGGATGGAGAAATGCAGGTGAATATTGCTCTGAACAAAAAACTGCGTGATGAAAAATATTCTTTCAATAAATTGGCTGGTAGAGATGTTAATACATTGGTATTCCCTAATTTAAGTTCTGCGAATACAGCTAGTAAGCTGTTGTTGGAAATGGGATTAGCAGACATGATCGGTCCGATCCAAATGGGATTGAATAAGCCAATTCATATTCTTGATGTGGAAAGTTCTGTTCGGGATATTGTAAATATGACTATAGTTGCAGTATTGGATGCTATAGTGGAAGATCAAAAAAGAAACAATAAAGTTGGAGATTTAGTATAA
- a CDS encoding dihydrofolate reductase, producing MPHISIIAAVASNNAIGKDNALLCHLPGDLQRFKQLTLHHTIIMGHKTFLSLPNGALPNRKNIVLSKTVHEIPNCIVMGSLEDALESCKNEDEVFIIGGGILYKQALPLADRLYLTHIHANLEGDTFFPMVDYSQWTEITREDLNSGEKCPHSYSFINYERSIIN from the coding sequence ATGCCACACATTTCAATTATAGCAGCTGTAGCCTCCAACAATGCCATCGGCAAAGATAACGCCCTTCTATGCCATCTTCCCGGCGATTTACAGCGATTTAAACAACTAACCCTTCACCATACCATCATAATGGGGCACAAAACGTTCTTATCGCTTCCCAATGGCGCTTTGCCCAATCGCAAAAACATAGTTTTAAGCAAAACGGTACACGAAATACCAAACTGCATTGTAATGGGGTCTCTCGAAGATGCTTTAGAATCTTGTAAAAATGAGGACGAAGTATTTATTATTGGAGGAGGAATACTTTACAAACAAGCCTTGCCATTAGCCGACCGTCTATATCTTACCCATATCCATGCAAACCTAGAAGGCGATACGTTTTTTCCTATGGTAGATTATAGCCAATGGACAGAAATAACACGAGAAGACTTAAATTCTGGAGAAAAATGCCCGCATTCGTATTCTTTTATCAATTACGAGCGAAGCATAATTAATTGA
- a CDS encoding CapA family protein: protein MKKSWYISLFMLLSIVWVSLSYKAPDTKDNTHGEPTKNDSIILVFAGDIMGHVPQIEAAYNKSTKTYDFNPCYTYIEPYIKSADIAVANLEVPLAGKPYSGYPCFSSPDALLDGAVNAGFKVMQLANNHIADRGERGIERSYITVNKKVKSMGVYPNQAQRDSLYPLIIEVKGLKIALLNCTFGTNGHVVSAPKIVNLIDTVQIRNDIQTARKRGAQFVVMTIHWGNEYELKSNSLQESLAGFMTKAGVDAIIGSHPHVVQNFEMLSRSDSSKIPVFYSLGNMISNQRWRNSNGGILARITILKNSCKIKKVDYLPFYVYKGTLNRKFQYYLIPTEKYRNGLLSVSLPARDDSMLVTFDQDTRNRLQNIQSFK, encoded by the coding sequence ATGAAAAAAAGCTGGTACATATCCTTGTTCATGCTATTATCCATCGTTTGGGTTTCTTTATCGTATAAAGCTCCTGATACAAAGGATAATACACATGGCGAACCTACCAAAAACGATTCCATTATTTTGGTATTCGCCGGAGATATTATGGGGCATGTACCTCAAATTGAGGCTGCTTATAATAAGTCTACAAAGACTTATGATTTTAATCCTTGTTATACCTATATAGAGCCTTATATTAAATCAGCAGACATTGCGGTAGCTAATCTGGAAGTTCCTTTAGCAGGAAAGCCATATAGTGGTTATCCTTGTTTTTCAAGCCCTGATGCGTTATTGGATGGTGCTGTTAATGCAGGGTTCAAGGTTATGCAATTGGCCAACAATCACATTGCAGATAGAGGGGAACGTGGGATTGAACGTTCTTATATTACTGTAAATAAGAAGGTAAAATCAATGGGAGTGTATCCCAATCAAGCACAGAGGGATTCTCTGTATCCTCTTATTATTGAAGTGAAAGGCTTGAAAATTGCGCTGTTGAATTGTACTTTTGGTACAAATGGACATGTAGTTTCTGCTCCGAAAATTGTTAATTTGATTGATACAGTACAAATAAGAAACGATATTCAGACTGCTCGCAAAAGGGGAGCTCAATTTGTCGTGATGACCATTCATTGGGGCAATGAATATGAATTGAAATCCAATTCTCTTCAAGAAAGCCTGGCTGGTTTTATGACAAAAGCCGGAGTTGATGCTATTATTGGTTCACATCCTCATGTAGTCCAGAATTTCGAGATGTTGAGCCGTTCTGACAGCTCTAAAATCCCTGTATTTTATTCCTTAGGAAATATGATCTCGAATCAACGTTGGCGTAATTCTAATGGGGGAATATTAGCAAGGATCACGATTTTGAAGAATAGCTGTAAAATTAAAAAAGTAGATTATCTCCCGTTTTATGTATATAAAGGAACACTGAACCGTAAATTTCAATACTATTTAATTCCTACGGAAAAATACAGAAACGGACTGTTATCTGTTAGTTTGCCAGCTCGTGATGATTCAATGTTGGTCACTTTTGATCAGGACACACGAAACCGCCTCCAAAATATACAAAGCTTCAAATAA
- a CDS encoding dihydroorotate dehydrogenase gives MADLKIRIGELEFKNPVTTASGTFGFGEEYTDFMDLDRIGGIFTKGTTIRHREGNAYPRMAETPSGMLNAVGLQNKGVDYFISSIYPRIKDYDTNIMVNVSGSTIEDYVATAEKVNELDKIPAIELNISCPNVKQGGMTFGVSCAGAAEVVRAVRKAYSKTLIVKLSPNVTDIASIAQAVEEEGADSVSLINTLLGMAIDAETRKPYLSTITGGLSGPCVKPVALRMVWQVAKAVKIPVIGLGGIMNTADAIEFFLAGATAIQIGTANFIDPAISVKVVEGINEYLDRHGCSSIYDIIGALEA, from the coding sequence ATGGCAGATTTAAAGATAAGAATAGGGGAGTTAGAGTTCAAAAATCCGGTAACGACCGCTTCCGGGACATTTGGTTTTGGCGAAGAGTATACTGATTTTATGGATTTAGATCGAATAGGGGGTATTTTTACAAAAGGCACTACCATTCGACATAGAGAAGGGAATGCTTATCCCCGTATGGCAGAGACACCATCAGGAATGTTAAATGCTGTAGGTCTGCAAAATAAAGGTGTTGACTATTTCATTTCATCTATTTATCCTCGTATAAAAGACTATGATACTAACATAATGGTCAATGTTTCCGGCTCTACTATTGAAGACTATGTAGCTACGGCTGAAAAAGTTAATGAACTGGATAAAATACCCGCTATAGAGCTCAACATATCGTGTCCGAACGTGAAGCAAGGTGGAATGACTTTCGGTGTTAGTTGCGCTGGTGCAGCAGAGGTGGTTCGGGCTGTTCGTAAAGCTTATTCCAAGACTCTGATTGTGAAATTATCTCCTAATGTGACTGATATTGCATCGATTGCTCAAGCAGTCGAAGAGGAAGGTGCTGATTCCGTGTCATTAATAAATACATTATTAGGTATGGCGATTGATGCGGAAACCAGAAAGCCCTATCTTTCAACGATAACAGGAGGCTTGTCCGGGCCTTGCGTCAAGCCTGTAGCATTACGTATGGTATGGCAGGTTGCAAAGGCTGTTAAAATACCTGTAATAGGGTTGGGAGGCATTATGAATACAGCAGATGCGATTGAATTTTTCCTTGCCGGTGCAACAGCAATCCAAATAGGCACAGCCAATTTTATAGACCCGGCTATCAGTGTAAAAGTAGTTGAAGGTATTAATGAATATCTTGACAGACACGGGTGTTCTTCCATTTATGATATAATTGGAGCGTTAGAAGCATAA
- a CDS encoding dihydroorotate dehydrogenase electron transfer subunit, translating into MKKCSLDMVVSANIPLGSNHFLLKFTHKEQLPEMLPGQFVQVRVDNAPGVFLRRPISVNFVDQQKNELWLLVQKVGEGTRKMSEYKTGDVVNMLLPLGNSFTMPQSAQSRLLLVGGGVGIAPLLYMGSLLKQQGCNPMFLLGARSADGLMQIDDFKQFGEVFITTEDGSAGEKGFVTQHSKLQEHIDKIYTCGPTPMMQAVARFAQNNDIECEASLENKMACGFGACLCCVTQTQSGHKCVCSEGPVFNTKELSWQI; encoded by the coding sequence ATGAAAAAATGCTCGCTAGATATGGTTGTTTCCGCGAATATACCGTTGGGAAGCAACCATTTTTTATTGAAATTTACACATAAAGAGCAACTTCCAGAGATGTTACCTGGTCAGTTTGTTCAGGTACGGGTAGATAATGCTCCCGGAGTGTTCCTTAGACGTCCTATTTCCGTTAATTTCGTCGATCAACAGAAGAACGAATTGTGGTTATTGGTTCAGAAGGTAGGCGAAGGAACCCGGAAAATGTCTGAATATAAGACCGGAGATGTAGTAAACATGCTTCTTCCATTAGGAAATTCTTTTACAATGCCACAAAGTGCTCAATCGCGTCTATTATTGGTGGGAGGTGGAGTTGGTATTGCTCCGTTATTATATATGGGATCTCTATTAAAACAACAAGGTTGTAATCCTATGTTCTTGCTAGGTGCCAGATCTGCTGATGGTTTGATGCAAATAGATGATTTTAAGCAATTTGGAGAAGTTTTTATTACTACCGAAGATGGCAGTGCTGGTGAAAAGGGTTTTGTTACACAACACTCTAAATTACAGGAACATATTGATAAGATATACACCTGTGGGCCAACACCTATGATGCAGGCTGTTGCCCGATTTGCTCAGAATAATGATATCGAATGCGAGGCCTCGCTGGAGAATAAGATGGCATGTGGCTTTGGAGCTTGCTTATGTTGTGTAACGCAGACTCAAAGTGGTCATAAGTGCGTTTGTTCTGAAGGTCCGGTATTTAACACAAAAGAATTATCATGGCAGATTTAA
- a CDS encoding helix-turn-helix domain-containing protein, which produces MKDRISKLMETEQISPTRFAIMIGTQPSVVSHILNGRNKPSLEVAQKILNAFPAINPDWLILGVGAMYREELPSRQGSLFDIKPEISSNTAIYEQKTVEKNVQEKEAKQEESEKVMEKCTVVKEKTVKKITVYYSDMTFEEFLPNSLQDKS; this is translated from the coding sequence ATGAAAGATCGCATTTCAAAATTGATGGAGACGGAACAAATATCTCCTACTCGATTTGCAATTATGATTGGAACGCAACCATCGGTTGTCTCTCATATCTTGAATGGGCGTAATAAACCAAGTTTAGAAGTCGCTCAGAAAATTCTGAATGCCTTTCCTGCAATCAATCCAGATTGGCTTATTTTAGGGGTGGGAGCAATGTATCGCGAAGAATTGCCTTCTAGACAGGGTTCATTATTTGATATTAAGCCTGAAATATCCAGTAATACTGCTATTTATGAGCAAAAAACTGTTGAAAAAAACGTGCAGGAAAAAGAAGCGAAACAGGAAGAATCAGAAAAAGTGATGGAAAAATGTACTGTAGTGAAAGAGAAAACTGTTAAAAAGATAACCGTATACTACTCAGATATGACTTTTGAAGAGTTTCTCCCAAATTCGCTTCAGGACAAGTCGTAG